From the genome of Aspergillus chevalieri M1 DNA, chromosome 8, nearly complete sequence, one region includes:
- a CDS encoding inorganic phosphate transporter (COG:P;~EggNog:ENOG410PHMA;~InterPro:IPR001204;~PFAM:PF01384;~TransMembrane:9 (n12-25c37/38o47-67i88-107o149-170i190-209o221-245i409-427o457-474i495-513o543-569i);~go_component: GO:0016020 - membrane [Evidence IEA];~go_function: GO:0005315 - inorganic phosphate transmembrane transporter activity [Evidence IEA];~go_process: GO:0006817 - phosphate ion transport [Evidence IEA]), which produces MIPLATAKYDWILALTTIAFVFSAFGNGANDVANSYATSVAARTLEMWHVGILAACTEFIGAVALGARVTDTIKSGIIDIDRFEGNPGTLMLAMGCAEVGSATWLMLATKMGWPVSTTQTTIGALVGVGFAVQTSIHWEWTDGSVSQTAASWGIAPGIAAGFAAIIFGTLKYSVLERKDSFKWAMRLIPVYLSVTGAILALFIFIEAPTVGDLEEYGAGKVVGIILGVFGGCLLISIVFFMPYFYRRLVREDARVLFYHIPLGPLLLKDDPWLYFPGKGDSPVINYYEDAYGEVRAGQNDQEKTTSPDASENRQSSVSKAGLNTNDVERTFDSVQSSPEIQPKKKHLEPHERFIAPVEHLPWFNPAKWLGYIKWFFLQGVTRDVITHDSELLRAIHARAHRYDDRVEHLWTYCQVASAMMMSIAHGSNDVANAVGPWAAVYETYRTGRTDADAPTPVWFLVIAGLLLGTGFWFYGFKIMRAMGNKITQMSPTRGFSMELGAAITVLLASRLGLPVSTTQCLTGAALGVALMNYDLGAVNWRQLAFIFGGWVLTLPCAGLVAGLLCLMALNTPHF; this is translated from the coding sequence ATGATCCCCCTCGCTACTGCCAAGTACGATTGGATCCTCGCCCTCACCACCATTGCCTTTGTCTTCAGTGCCTTTGGTAACGGTGCCAACGATGTCGCCAACTCCTACGCTACGTCCGTCGCCGCCCGCACCCTGGAGATGTGGCACGTCGGTATCCTAGCGGCTTGTACTGAGTTCATCGGTGCTGTTGCACTGGGTGCTCGTGTCACTGATACCATCAAGAGCGGAATTATCGATATCGATCGCTTTGAGGGCAACCCCGGTACTCTCATGCTGGCCATGGGTTGTGCCGAGGTTGGCAGTGCTACCTGGCTGATGTTGGCTACGAAAATGGGATGGCCCGTGTCCACCACGCAGACTACAATCGGTGCTCTGGTTGGTGTTGGTTTTGCTGTGCAGACATCTATTCACTGGGAATGGACGGATGGAAGTGTCTCGCAGACCGCTGCGTCGTGGGGTATCGCTCCTGGTATCGCGGCCGGATTCGCTGCTATCATCTTCGGTACCCTCAAGTACTCTGTTCTCGAGCGCAAGGACTCGTTCAAATGGGCTATGCGGCTGATCCCGGTGTACCTGTCTGTGACAGGTGCTATTCTGGCCCTGTTCATCTTCATCGAAGCTCCCACCGTCGGTGATCTTGAGGAATACGGCGCCGGAAAGGTCGTTGGCATCATACTCGGTGTGTTTGGTGGATGTCTTCTCATTTCCATTGTCTTCTTTATGCCCTACTTCTACCGTCGTCTGGTCAGAGAAGACGCTCGCGTTCTGTTCTACCATATCCCTCTCGGTCCCCTGCTCCTCAAGGACGACCCCTGGCTCTACTTCCCCGGCAAGGGCGACAGCCCTGTCATCAACTACTACGAAGACGCCTATGGCGAGGTCCGCGCCGGCCAGAACGACCAAGAAAAGACCACCAGCCCCGATGCAAGTGAAAACCGCCAATCCTCCGTCTCCAAGGCCGGCCTCAACACCAACGACGTCGAACGCACTTTCGACTCCGTCCAATCCTCTCCCGAAATCCAGCCCAAGAAGAAACACCTTGAGCCCCACGAGCGCTTCATTGCCCCCGTTGAACATCTCCCCTGGTTCAACCCCGCCAAGTGGCTCGGCTACATCAAGTGGTTCTTTCTGCAGGGTGTCACCCGCGACGTCATCACCCATGACTCCGAGCTCCTCCGCGCCATCCACGCCCGCGCCCACCGCTACGACGACCGCGTCGAGCATCTCTGGACATACTGTCAAGTCGCCTctgcgatgatgatgtccATCGCGCACGGCTCCAACGATGTCGCCAACGCAGTCGGCCCCTGGGCTGCTGTGTACGAGACCTACAGGACCGGAAGAACTGACGCTGACGCGCCTACGCCCGTGTGGTTCCTCGTCATCGCGGGTCTGCTGCTCGGCACTGGGTTCTGGTTCTACGGGTTCAAGATCATGCGTGCGATGGGTAACAAGATCACTCAGATGTCGCCAACCCGTGGATTCTCCATGGAACTCGGCGCGGCTATCACCGTCCTCCTCGCTTCGAGACTTGGCCTTCCTGTCTCCACGACACAATGCCTTACCGGCGCCGCACTGGGAGTCGCACTGATGAACTACGACCTCGGCGCCGTAAACTGGCGTCAACTCGCATTCATCTTTGGTGGCTGGGTCCTCACACTTCCCTGTGCTGGGTTGGTAGCTGGGTtattgtgtttgatggcgCTGAACACGCCGCATTTTTAA
- a CDS encoding uncharacterized protein (COG:S;~EggNog:ENOG410PV2W) — MAKRSNSWKASQLEKKRKARCELHLEQGYDAKTHQQKDAERTGGRASMKTKEKYKERVGKYAEFLIEEKGMPEGYKVGKGHPAPTLEELKEFFCWIIDSTEGGLASQTGQCCSPWMSWDGEVCYRYSTSQSGECPPDTTRTKNNRCEKPSGGHAFCPPGLRESKGQCVARGPFCPPSTHYKARLKGCVEDETPACPDKDSKLENGKCVLKTTPECPKGSRQEGNYCVNIIKPYCEGEEEGTVHFDGTQCVSNELPECENTDFNFDGEECITGRKPVCDEANGFFLQGGRCVSTKTPECPDDGKLTANGECVSRSKPKCKTGNLVGKHCVVGSVTCPKGTWDGKHCVTEDKIKCPPNHSWVACKNKCVSFEKTECGPGYYEKNGECVSKNDHIRCDDGAEWDPKTQTCLGTKPECPEGSVPEGGECVAQEIPKCPDPERFEFNGKKCVLKKGPDCAPGFRLDGTECVSEKGPVCGFGQVPKDGRCVLASGDCMEFEFCPTYKPLL, encoded by the exons ATGGCCAAACGTTCCAACTCGTGGAAGGCCTCCCaacttgaaaagaaaagaaaggctCGCTGTGAACTTCATCTGGAGCAGGGATACGATGCGAAAACCCATCAACAGAAAGATGCTGAACGAACCGGGGGCAGAGCTTCAATGAAGACCAAAGAGAAATATAAAGAAAGGGTGGGCAAGTACGCGGA ATTTCTTATTGAGGAGAAGGGCATGCCCGAAGGCTATAAAGTTGGAAAGGGACACCCAGCTCCGACACTTGAGGAACTCAAAGAGTTTTTCTGTTGGATCATTGATTCTACGGAGGGCGGGCTTGCTTCTCAGACTGGCCAGTGCTGCTCCCCCTGGATGAGCTGGGATGGAGAAGTCTGCTACAGGTATTCCACCTCTCAATCCGGCGAATGTCCCCCCGATACCACACGCACCAAGAACAACCGCTGTGAGAAGCCGTCCGGTGGCCATGCCTTCTGTCCCCCTGGTCTCCGCGAGAGCAAAGGCCAATGTGTCGCCCGCGGACCCTTCTGCCCTCCCTCGACTCATTACAAAGCCCGACTCAAAGGCTGTGTGGAGGACGAAACGCCTGCATGTCCCGATAAGGATAGTAAGCTCGAGAACGGCAAGTGCGTGTTGAAGACCACCCCGGAATGCCCCAAGGGCTCCCGCCAGGAAGGAAACTACTGCGTGAACATCATCAAGCCTTACTGCgagggcgaggaagaaggaaccGTTCACTTTGACGGCACCCAGTGTGTTTCGAACGAGCTCCCCGAGTGCGAGAACACCGATTTCAACTTTGATGGAGAGGAATGTATTACTGGCCGCAAGCCGGTCTGTGACGAGGCAAACGGCTTCTTCCTCCAGGGTGGCCGCTGTGTGTCCACCAAGACCCCCGAGTGCCCCGACGACGGCAAACTCACTGCCAACGGCGAGTGTGTTTCCCGGAGCAAGCCCAAATGTAAGACCGGCAACCTGGTCGGCAAGCACTGTGTGGTTGGATCCGTGACCTGTCCCAAGGGAACCTGGGATGGCAAGCACTGTGTTACCGAAGACAAGATCAAATGCCCTCCCAACCACTCATGGGTGGCCTGCAAGAACAAGTGTGTCTCCTTTGAAAAGACCGAGTGCGGACCAGGCTACTACGAGAAGAACGGCGAGTGTGTCTCCAAGAACGACCACATTCGCTGCGACGATGGCGCCGAGTGGGATCCCAAAACCCAGACCTGTCTGGGCACCAAGCCCGAGTGTCCCGAGGGCAGTGTTCCTGAGGGAGGCGAGTGTGTCGCCCAGGAAATCCCCAAGTGCCCTGACCCGGAGCGATTCGAGTTCAACGGCAAGAAGTGTGTCCTCAAGAAGGGCCCTGACTGCGCACCCGGTTTCCGACTTGACGGGACCGAGTGTGTTTCTGAGAAAGGTCCTGTCTGTGGCTTTGGCCAGGTTCCCAAGGATGGCCGTTGCGTTTTGGCCTCTGGTGACTGTATGGAGTTTGAGTTCTGTCCTACCTACAAGCCTTTGCTGTAG
- a CDS encoding uncharacterized protein (COG:S;~EggNog:ENOG410PGY3;~TransMembrane:6 (o12-33i45-66o86-111i123-146o166-194i206-224o)), with the protein MSSLATNRGPAVLTTLWSLTSASLLFVLARLLVRLRILQKAGLDDILITISIILAYIYDVILTIAVQFGYGRQQSTLSSEELSNSIMFIMAGFAPGLMSIVVPKLAVVALLARTMNPTPRQKWFLWGTVLGSGVLLMGCVVILYLQCRPASEIWEMNFAKGSCWSMTVLVNYSIVVGGIAAAVDAYLAIYPAVIIWNLHMGIKKKLGLSFALGLGACACVMAVVKCTRIPTLYNMANITCTPPSLPSHKTKKRKNNKNQMQQPTSSSGPGTFSPQHQSKPNLTRNSIESNTIIIAASVPTIAPLIERTLGRRVLGTSRTTEKDDRTESNRHLARPQAQQVQINQNQKRARTWLSAINIEQSYHECSIQRGSSSGSLEGVEGLTPTEGVFGNGIQRRDDVIIEYGRWPEGIWGRERYIEKI; encoded by the exons ATGTCCTCCCTGGCAACCAACAGAGGCCCAGCTGTGCTAACTACCCTCTGGTCCCTAACATCCGCAAGcctcctcttcgtcctcgCACGTCTCCTAGTCCGACTGCGCATCCTCCAGAAAGCTGGATTGGATGATATCCTCATCACAATCTCAATCATCCTCGCCTACATCTACGACGTGATCCTAACTATCGCTGTGCAATTCGGCTACGGGCGCCAACAGTCCACACTATCCTCGGAGGAACTGTCCAACTCGATCATGTTCATCATGGCGGGTTTTGCGCCGGGGTTGATGTCGATTGTTGTGCCCAAGTTAGCGGTTGTTGCCTTATTGGCTCGCACCATGAATCCGACTCCGAGACAAAAATGGTTTCTTTGGGGGACGGTTCTTGGGTCTGGGGTTCTGCTTATGGGGTGTGTGGTTATTCTGTATCTGCAGTGTCGGCCTGCGAGCGAGATCTGGGAGATGAACTTCGCTAAAGGAAGTTGTTGGAGTATGACTGTTTTGGTGAATTATTCGATTGTTGTCGGTG GAATCGCAGCCGCCGTGGATGCATATCTGGCTATATATCCCGCGGTGATTATATGGAACCTGCACATGGGGATCAAGAAGAAGCTTGGGCTTAGTTTCGCTCTCGGCCTTGGAGCGTG CGCCTGCGTCATGGCCGTAGTCAAATGCACCCGCATCCCGACATTATACAACATGGCCAACATCACCTGTACGCCTCCCTCCCTCCCCAGTCACAAAAccaaaaaaaggaaaaataaCAAAAACCAGATGCAACAGCCGACCTCTTCATCTGGACCAGGTACCTTCTCGCCCCAACACCAGTCCAAACCCAATCTGACAAGGAACAGCATCGAATCAAACACCATAATAATAGCCGCCAGCGTCCCAACAATAGCCCCCTTGATCGAACGGACCCTCGGCAGACGCGTCCTGGGCACAAGCCGCACAACCGAAAAAGACGACCGCACAGAGTCAAACCGGCATCTCGCCCGCCCGCAAGCCCAACAGGtacaaatcaatcaaaaccAGAAACGGGCTCGCACTTGGTTATCTGCGATTAATATCGAGCAGTCGTACCATGAATGTTCGATTCAGAGGGGGAGTAGTAGTGGGAGTCTAGAGGGAGTAGAGGGGTTGACGCCGACAGAGGGTGTGTTTGGGAATGGGATTCAGAGGAGGGATGATGTGATTATCGAGTATGGGCGGTGGCCGGAGGGAATTTGGGGGAGGGAGCGGTATATCGAGAAAATCTAG
- a CDS encoding flavin monoamine oxidase family protein (COG:E;~EggNog:ENOG410PGT4;~InterPro:IPR002937,IPR036188;~PFAM:PF01593,PF13450;~SECRETED:SignalP(1-16);~go_function: GO:0016491 - oxidoreductase activity [Evidence IEA];~go_process: GO:0055114 - oxidation-reduction process [Evidence IEA]): protein MWSAVSLLLALPWASANPVSASVPSAAPSSTPTPTNPKPLLSDFDALGAWFDGVASIAQTPNLTAAETAKLRNTSIAIIGGGISGLSTALFLDSVGVYNWEIIEASERIGGRFRTKYVGNSSEWAEMGPMRLPYRVRWDDGEVLEYSDHRMVWQLVEKLNRMNKKRGEEERKVDFIPWVQHHPNELIAQGTNRHVDGSIPTRGEIEADPSLEEDTAMSTEQYNTTQDRMDAILKDKETLKSIQRDPWRAHRKAMDQGLDDWSEQAMMRHVFGASENVTDQIWTDSDYDVFWDELHHNSNLGLDGSSGSMGETEWMCIDGGFDRLSDAFLPHIKDRLTLNRKIRKLEPITAADGKPKTKLSWYPSVSNRTFESKEYDYTIMAIPFTQTRFMDLPTYSSVLDRAISEAGLRFKSACKVALLFSERFWEKGPKPIFGGYSKPPSNAMGALYYPVYGHNESRPGVIIQYRGGDWSDRLVSFSDEEYVNTVLDAIVSLHGDQAREYYTGDYEKLCWLEDQHTATSWCRPDVEQHKLYIPAYHITEHNTVFVGEHTAPTHAWVSSSLHSAVRGVVQVLLELGLVSEAKGVNEEWMGRWIQRD from the coding sequence ATGTGGTCCGCGGTTTCTTTGTTGCTAGCCCTCCCATGGGCTTCGGCGAACCCAGTCTCGGCCTCGGTGCCCTCCGCTGCCCCGAGCTCCACCCCGACCCCGACCAACCCTAAGCCCCTCCTCAGCGACTTCGACGCCCTAGGCGCGTGGTTCGACGGCGTCGCATCAATCGCGCAAACGCCCAACCTAACGGCCGCCGAAACCGCGAAATTGAGAAACACAAGCATCGCCATCATCGGCGGCGGCATCTCAGGCCTCTCCACAGCGCTCTTCCTCGACTCCGTCGGCGTGTATAACTGGGAGATCATCGAAGCGAGTGAGCGTATTGGCGGGCGCTTCAGAACAAAATATGTCGGGAATAGTTCTGAGTGGGCGGAGATGGGGCCTATGAGGTTGCCGTATCGCGTGAGGTGGGATGATGGCGAGGTACTGGAGTATAGTGACCATAGGATGGTTTGGCAGCTTGTTGAGAAGTTGAATCGAATGAATAAGAAgaggggagaagaggagaggaaggtGGATTTTATTCCGTGGGTTCAGCATCATCCGAATGAGTTGATTGCGCAGGGTACAAACCGGCACGTCGATGGATCTATCCCGACGCGCGGGGAGATCGAGGCTGATCCGTCGCTGGAAGAGGACACTGCGATGTCTACGGAGCAGTATAATACCACGCAAGACAGAATGGACGCTATCTTGAAGGATAAAGAGACGCTAAAGTCCATCCAGCGCGACCCCTGGCGCGCACATAGGAAGGCCATGGACCAGGGCCTTGATGACTGGAGCGAACAGGCCATGATGCGGCATGTCTTCGGAGCTTCCGAGAACGTGACTGATCAGATCTGGACGGACTCGGATTACGATGTGTTCTGGGACGAGCTGCATCATAATTCGAATCTCGGGCTTGATGGGAGTAGCGGGAGTATGGGGGAGACGGAGTGGATGTGTATTGACGGGGGATTCGATCGGTTATCCGATGCTTTCCTCCCGCATATAAAGGACAGACTCACGTTGAATCGCAAGATCCGCAAACTCGAACCTATCACTGCTGCCGACGGCAAGCCGAAAACGAAACTATCCTGGTATCCATCTGTGTCGAACAGAACTTTCGAAAGCAAAGAATATGATTACACAATCATGGCCATCCCCTTCACGCAAACCCGCTTCATGGACCTCCCCACCTACTCCTCCGTGCTCGACCGTGCAATCAGCGAAGCGGGCCTGCGCTTCAAATCAGCCTGCAAAGTCGCCCTGCTCTTCTCCGAACGCTTCTGGGAGAAAGGCCCTAAGCCAATTTTCGGCGGTTACTCAAAGCCACCCAGCAACGCCATGGGTGCGCTGTACTACCCCGTCTACGGACACAACGAGTCTCGGCCTGGTGTTATCATCCAGTATCGTGGTGGAGATTGGTCGGACCGCCTCGTCTCCTTCTCCGACGAAGAATACGTAAACACAGTCCTCGATGCCATCGTCTCCCTGCACGGTGACCAAGCACGCGAGTACTACACAGGCGACTATGAGAAACTCTGCTGGTTGGAGGACCAGCACACCGCGACATCCTGGTGCAGACCGGACGTCGAGCAGCACAAGTTGTATATCCCCGCTTATCATATTACCGAGCATAACACGGTGTTTGTGGGGGAGCATACGGCGCCGACGCATGCGTGGGTTAGTAGTAGTTTGCATAGTGCTGTTAGGGGGGTTGTGCAGGTGTTGCTggagttggggttggtgAGTGAGGCGAAGGGGGTTAATGAGGAGTGGATGGGGAGGTGGATTCAGAGGGATTAA
- a CDS encoding alpha/beta hydrolase (COG:S;~EggNog:ENOG410PISU;~InterPro:IPR000073,IPR029058;~PFAM:PF12697,PF00561;~SECRETED:SignalP(1-21)) gives MISTLLILLETSLLSLTSASAAHERSYFYVGGNYSLNSDDEHIFTDQMYIEKLVPAGGVSREYPIVFVHGNGQTGTNWLNKPDGGDGWASYFLSQGYECYILDQTSRGRSPWTPESGTRSVFTTEHIQEYFTAPERYNTWPQAHLHTQWPGSGVMGDPVFDAFYASNVPYVNVSTAQQSAVQDAGAQLLDRIGRKVILVGHSQGGTMSWVIADAKPESIHSLVAIEPAGPPFRDVAFGNAPARAFALADIPVTYEPAVADPESDFVYQTVQANSTDRFDCLTQAEHPQPRQLANISKFPVLLVTTEASYHAQYDWCTVLFLRQAGVKTEHWELAQLGIHGNGHMVFMEKDSDEVAQAIAGWLEH, from the exons ATGATATCAactctcctcatcctcttggAAACATCGCTGCTAAGCCTAACATCGGCATCGGCGGCCCATGAGCGCTCGTATTTCTATGTCGGCGGGAACTACTCCCTTAACAGCGATGACGAACATATCTTCACCGACCAGATGTATATTGAGAAGCTTGTTCCGGCGGGTGGTGTCTCGAGGGAGTATCCGATTGTGTTTGTGCATGGGAATGGGCAGACTGGAACA AATTGGTTGAACAAGCCCGACGGCGGCGACGGCTGGGCATCCTATTTCTTATCCCAAGGCTACGAATGCTACATCCTCGACCAAACATCCCGCGGCCGTAGTCCATGGACACCGGAAAGCGGCACGCGGTCGGTCTTCACAACAGAGCATATACAGGAGTATTTCACGGCCCCGGAGCGGTATAATACCTGGCCCCAAGCACACCTGCATACGCAATGGCCTGGCTCTGGTGTGATGGGAGACCCCGTATTTGATGCATTCTACGCGTCGAATGTCCCGTATGTGAATGTGTCAACGGCGCAGCAATCTGCCGTCCAGGATGCAGGTGCGCAGTTGCTGGATCGTATTGGGAGGAAGGTTATTCTTGTTGGTCATTCGCAAGGCGGAACGATGTCCTGGGTTATTGCGGACGCGAAGCCGGAGTCGATCCACTCGCTTGTGGCTATTGAGCCTGCTGGGCCGCCATTTCGGGATGTGGCTTTTGGAAATGCGCCTGCTAGGGCGTTTGCTCTGGCTGATATTCCGGTTACGTATGAGCCGGCTGTCGCGGACCCGGAGAGTGATTTTGTGTATCAAACAGTTCAGGCGAATTCGACGGATCGATTTGATTGTCTTACCCAGGCTGAACACCCGCAACCGCGACAGTTAGCTAATATCAGCAAGTTTCCGGTACTCTTGGTCACGACGGAAGCATCGTACCATGCGCAATATGACTGGTGTACGGTGTTGTTTCTGCGACAGGCGGGTGTCAAGACGGAGCATTGGGAATTGGCACAATTGGGGATTCACGGCAACGGCCACATGGTGTTCATGGAGAAGGATAGCGATGAGGTGGCTCAGGCAATTGCAGGGTGGTTGGAGCATTGA
- a CDS encoding sulfurtransferase (COG:V;~EggNog:ENOG410Q2YE;~InterPro:IPR001763,IPR036873;~PFAM:PF00581) yields the protein MAEPLLEFGQYTSFLSPAQFVTALQKAPPSPRIIPVAAGRAAQHGESLRRQHIPGSVLFDMDIIRDNSSPYPQMLPSASHFADCVSQLGIMPDDVVVVYDPFEVGFYSAPRVAWMFRLFGHTRVYVLNNFRLYVGEGHPVAQGEMLMPRRSEYPAHDMDERKVIAFEQLRDMIQQGTDTDVQILDARIPGRFTGVDPEANAALSSGHMPKSINVPLASMLDTEAQTMLPAIQLKGLFAAAGVDPAKPKILTCNSGVTAAALDMALSESKFDAAPRRIYDGSWSEWAQRAGPNDGLIEKSVS from the exons ATGGCCGAACCTCTGCTAGAATTTGGACAATATACGTCCTTCCTCTCCCCGGCGCAATTCGTCACGGCCCTACAAAAGGCGCCTCCATCACCGCGCATCATTCCAGTGGCCGCGGGGCGCGCTGCTCAACATGGCGAGTCGTTAAGGAGACAGCACATTCCGGGATCTGT CCTCTTCGACATGGACATCATCCGTGACAACTCCTCCCCCTACCCCCAAATGCTCCCCAGCGCATCGCATTTCGCCGACTGCGTCAGCCAACTCGGCATCATGCCCGATGACGTCGTGGTCGTCTACGATCCGTTCGAGGTAGGCTTCTACAGCGCCCCGCGCGTCGCGTGGATGTTTCGATTGTTCGGTCATACTCGGGTATACGTTTTGAACAATTTTCGGTTATACGTGGGCGAGGGGCACCCGGTAGCACAGGGGGAGATGCTCATGCCGAGGCGGAGTGAGTACCCGGCACACGATATGGATGAGAGGAAAGTCATCGCGTTTGAGCAATTGAGGGATATGATACAACAAGGGACGGATACGGACGTTCAGATTCTTGATGCGCGGATTCCGGGTCGGTTCACTGGTGTCGACCCAGAGGCGAATGCAGCATTGAGCTCTGGACATATGCCCAAGTCGATCAATGTCCCGCTTGCATCGATGTTGGATACTGAGGCACAAACCATGCTTCCTGCAATTCAGTTAAAGGGACTTTTCGCAGCTGCTGGCGTCGATCCTGCCAAGCCCAAAATCTTGACTTGTAACTCCGGAGTGACGGCCGCGGCTCTGGATATGGCCTTGTCGGAATCCAAGTTCGACGCAGCACCGCGAAGGATATACGATGGAAGCTGGTCAGAATGGGCTCAGCGAGCTGGACCAAATGACGGATTAATTGAGAAATCAGTTTCGTAA
- a CDS encoding MFS transporter (COG:G;~EggNog:ENOG410PUJS;~InterPro:IPR020846,IPR011701,IPR036259;~PFAM:PF07690;~TransMembrane:12 (i73-94o106-129i141-158o164-181i202-223o229-250i311-329o349-369i390-409o415-439i451-471o483-505i);~go_function: GO:0022857 - transmembrane transporter activity [Evidence IEA];~go_process: GO:0055085 - transmembrane transport [Evidence IEA]): MTASETETRVDRRTTDEKMEEGAEQREDTVLLLSEEEALSKARANPDEALNIYVTYAEHDSDNPRNWPKWRKWWITCLVSSLNIVTTWCAGGISSGATGIQKEFGVSAEVTTLCLSMYVLGYAVGPVLLAPLSEYFGRQPVYAVSWFLLFIFQLPLAMAPNIGTIIVCRFIAGFVGGAPLTNTGGSISDLWVRNESGGPMAVYGLSSTFGPPMALVVTGYIALNPGWRYIFWVLMAITGGFWVLLVLTVPETRHTTILDRKAKRVVKTMKKENLQSAHTTVSAHSANKKGLHELFAITLTRPVRFLITEPITFFCAIYNGFLYGLVYLFNEAFPLVFGEGHNFNVGAQGLSFLGLAIGPLIAFCAYPLQERYYLRRVRENDGKGVPEARMWMARLGAIFIPVSLFWFGWTSYSSVHWIVPIIASSFFGAGIYIVILSILNYVVDAYQTYSASALAGVILARNLVGGGFPLFATQMYNKLNYEWASSLLGFIAILLVPIPFIFFYMGRAIRLRSPWARQHFDQTDDNPH; this comes from the exons ATGACTGCGTCAGAAACTGAAACCCGCGTCGACCGTCGCACCACCGACGAGAAAATGGAGGAAGGCGCTGAACAACGTGAGGATACGGTGCTTCTTCTATCTGAAGAAGAGGCGCTATCGAAGGCGCGTGCGAATCCAGACGAAGCGCTGAATATCTATGTTACCTACGCCGAGCATGATAGTGATAATCCGCGCAATTGGCCGAAATGGCGCAAGTGGTGGATTACCTGTCTGGTTAGCTCGTTGAACATTGTTAC CACATGGTGCGCAGGTGGAATCTCCTCCGGTGCGACAGGAATCCAGAAAGAATTCGGCGTGTCGGCTGAAGTCACCACTCTCTGTCTATCGATGTACGTCCTAGGATACGCTGTCGGGCCAGTTCTTTTGGCTCCTTTGTCCGAATACTTCGGCCGCCAGCCCGTCTACGCCGTATCGTGGTTCCTGCTGTTCATTTTCCAGCTCCCGCTCGCGATGGCACCGAATATCGGCACGATTATTGTCTGTCGCTTTATCGCGGGTTTCGTGGGTGGTGCACCGCTTACCAACACCGGTGGCTCGATTAGTGATCTCTGGGTGCGCAATGAGTCGGGTGGACCGATGGCCGTGTACGGTCTGAGCAGTACATTCGGTCCGCCGATGGCGCTAGTGGTTACGGGATACATCGCGTTGAACCCCGGATGGAGATATATCTTCTGGGTATTGATGGCCATCACCGGCGGTTTCTGGGTTCTTCTCGTCCTAACAGTCCCTGAAACACGTCACACGACCATCCTCGACCGCAAAGCGAAGCGCGTAGTAAAAACGATGAAGAAGGAGAACCTCCAGTCCGCACACACAACCGTCTCCGCGCACTCAGCGAACAAAAAGGGTCTCCACGAGCTGTTTGCGATTACGCTTACCCGTCCCGTGCGCTTCCTCATCACCGAGCCGATTACGTTCTTCTGCGCAATCTACAACGGGTTCCTCTACGGTCTTGTTTATCTGTTTAACGAGGCATTCCCGCTCGTCTTCGGCGAGGGACACAACTTCAACGTCGGCGCGCAGGGTCTTAGTTTCCTGGGCCTAGCCATCGGGCCTTTAATCGCCTTCTGCGCGTACCCGCTTCAAGAACGATACTACCTGCGCCGCGTGCGCGAAAACGATGGTAAGGGCGTCCCCGAAGCGCGAATGTGGATGGCTCGCCTGGGCGCAATTTTCATCCCGGTTAGTTTGTTCTGGTTTGGGTGGACAAGCTATTCCTCCGTGCACTGGATCGTGCCCATAATCGCGTCCTCGTTCTTCGGAGCCGGGATTTACATCGTCATTCTGAGTATCTTGAACTACGTCGTCGACGCGTACCAAACCTACTCCGCTTCTGCTCTCGCTGGTGTTATTTTGGCGAGGAACCTGGTCGGCGGTGGCTTCCCGCTATTCGCGACGCAGATGTATAACAAGTTGAACTATGAGTGGGCGAGTAGTTTGCTGGGGTTTATTGCGATTCTGCTCGTACCAATTCCGtttattttcttttataTGGGACGCGCGATTCGGTTGAGGAGTCCCTGGGCGAGACAGCATTTTGATCAGACCGATGATAATCCTCACTAG